In Massilia violaceinigra, one DNA window encodes the following:
- the tatC gene encoding twin-arginine translocase subunit TatC — protein MTDKAAGEETFISHLVELRDRLIKATIGVAIVCAALMIWPGPARIYDIIAEPMIASLPAGSKMIATGVISPFLVPMKVTLVLSLILALPWVFYQVWAFVAPGLYQHEKRLVLPLVVSSSALFMSGVAFCYYFVFGRVFKFISDFSPTSIAVTPDIENYLDFVMSMCLAFGATFEVPVVVVILVRMGIVSVAKLREIRSYVIVGAFVIAAIVTPPDVVSQFALAIPMWLLFELGLLVAPAFVRATQAPQEPV, from the coding sequence ATGACCGATAAAGCTGCGGGCGAAGAGACCTTTATCTCTCATCTGGTCGAATTGCGCGACCGCCTGATCAAGGCCACCATCGGCGTTGCCATCGTTTGCGCCGCGCTGATGATCTGGCCCGGGCCGGCCCGTATTTACGACATCATCGCCGAGCCGATGATCGCCTCGCTGCCGGCCGGCTCGAAGATGATCGCCACCGGCGTCATTTCGCCCTTCCTGGTGCCGATGAAGGTGACCTTGGTGCTGTCGCTGATCCTGGCGCTGCCGTGGGTGTTCTACCAGGTCTGGGCATTCGTCGCACCCGGCCTGTACCAGCACGAAAAACGCCTGGTGCTGCCGCTGGTGGTGTCGTCCTCGGCGCTGTTCATGAGCGGCGTGGCGTTCTGCTACTACTTCGTGTTCGGGCGCGTGTTCAAGTTCATTTCCGACTTTTCTCCCACCTCGATCGCGGTCACGCCCGACATCGAGAACTATCTCGATTTCGTCATGTCCATGTGCCTGGCCTTCGGCGCGACCTTCGAGGTGCCGGTGGTGGTGGTGATCCTGGTGCGCATGGGCATCGTCAGCGTGGCCAAGCTCAGGGAAATCCGTTCCTACGTGATCGTCGGCGCATTCGTGATCGCGGCCATCGTCACGCCGCCGGACGTGGTCAGCCAGTTTGCGCTGGCCATACCGATGTGGCTGCTGTTCGAGCTGGGCCTGCTGGTGGCGCCAGCCTTCGTGCGCGCCACCCAGGCACCGCAAGAACCGGTGTAA
- the tatB gene encoding Sec-independent protein translocase protein TatB, producing the protein MIDLGLSKLAIIGVVALVVIGPEKLPKVARMAGTLYGRAQRYLHDVKSEVSREIELDELRNLQKEVQETAQSIKDSVENTIAQNIDDVDAAWRDLPSSTTPSATMGDLERKARDFRRKKLVRNSAVPGWYKQRHGGKAHIMSGAARVKKFRPRSTTTRSFF; encoded by the coding sequence ATGATCGATCTTGGACTTTCTAAACTCGCCATCATTGGCGTCGTTGCACTTGTAGTCATCGGCCCTGAAAAGCTGCCCAAGGTGGCACGCATGGCGGGGACCCTGTACGGCCGCGCCCAGCGCTACCTGCACGACGTCAAGTCCGAGGTGAGCCGCGAAATCGAGCTCGACGAACTGCGCAACCTGCAAAAGGAAGTGCAGGAAACGGCCCAGTCGATCAAGGACAGCGTCGAAAACACCATCGCCCAGAACATCGACGATGTCGATGCCGCCTGGCGCGACCTGCCTTCGTCGACGACACCAAGCGCGACCATGGGCGACCTGGAACGCAAGGCGCGCGATTTCCGCCGCAAGAAGCTGGTGCGCAATTCTGCCGTGCCGGGCTGGTACAAGCAGCGTCACGGCGGCAAGGCCCACATCATGTCGGGCGCCGCGCGCGTCAAAAAATTCCGCCCGCGTTCCACCACCACCCGGTCGTTCTTCTAA
- the tatA gene encoding Sec-independent protein translocase subunit TatA: MGGLSVWHWLIVLLVVVLVFGTKKLGNMGGDIGKAVKGFKDGVRGEDDKPVAPGTVVDKTTIDAEAKEKTKF, translated from the coding sequence ATGGGTGGACTGAGTGTTTGGCATTGGCTGATCGTGTTGCTTGTCGTTGTGTTGGTTTTCGGAACCAAGAAACTCGGCAACATGGGTGGCGATATTGGCAAGGCCGTCAAGGGATTCAAGGATGGCGTACGTGGCGAGGACGACAAGCCGGTCGCGCCGGGCACGGTAGTGGACAAGACGACCATCGACGCCGAAGCGAAAGAGAAAACGAAGTTCTGA
- a CDS encoding histidine triad nucleotide-binding protein, whose product MTDCLFCKIAAKQIPSSIVYEDEELLAFKDIHPAAPVHLLVIPKVHVATLSECNETHGALLGKLLALAPKLAKEHGCEVTYDADGKPAGGYKTLINSGPDGGQEVYHLHLHMYGGARPWPGQR is encoded by the coding sequence ATGACCGACTGCCTTTTTTGCAAAATCGCCGCCAAGCAAATTCCTTCCAGCATAGTCTATGAAGATGAAGAGTTGCTGGCCTTCAAGGATATCCACCCGGCCGCACCGGTGCACCTGCTGGTCATTCCCAAGGTGCATGTGGCGACATTGTCCGAGTGCAACGAAACCCATGGCGCGCTGCTCGGCAAGCTGCTGGCGCTGGCGCCCAAGCTGGCCAAGGAGCATGGCTGCGAGGTCACTTACGACGCCGACGGCAAGCCGGCCGGCGGCTACAAGACCCTCATCAACAGCGGTCCGGACGGCGGCCAGGAAGTCTACCACCTGCACCTGCATATGTACGGCGGCGCGCGTCCGTGGCCCGGCCAGCGCTGA
- a CDS encoding phosphoribosyl-ATP diphosphatase, with protein sequence MSQTLARVAQTIESRKLENGGDPATSYVSRLFSKGDDAILKKIGEEATELVMAAKDARVDGDVSKVLYECADLWFHSLVLLAQFDLSPQQVLDELARREGLSGLAEKAARPS encoded by the coding sequence ATGAGCCAGACCCTTGCCCGCGTGGCGCAAACGATCGAATCGCGCAAGCTGGAAAACGGGGGCGATCCCGCCACGTCCTACGTGTCGCGCCTGTTTTCCAAGGGCGACGATGCGATCCTCAAGAAAATCGGCGAAGAAGCCACCGAGCTGGTGATGGCCGCGAAAGACGCGCGCGTCGATGGCGACGTTTCCAAGGTGCTGTACGAATGCGCCGATCTGTGGTTCCATTCGCTGGTGCTGCTGGCCCAGTTCGACCTGAGCCCGCAGCAGGTGCTCGATGAACTGGCGCGCCGCGAAGGCTTGTCGGGCCTGGCCGAAAAAGCCGCCCGCCCGAGCTGA
- the hisI gene encoding phosphoribosyl-AMP cyclohydrolase, whose protein sequence is MPAVTSSAANFSWLKKVKWDENGLVPVIAQEAGSNDVLMFAWMNRDALARTVELGEAVYWSRSRKKLWHKGEESGHIQKVLEIRLDCDEDVILLKIEQAGSIACHTGRHSCFFQKFDGDAKTGDWLVTDPVLQDPETIYTNPKKSTP, encoded by the coding sequence ATGCCTGCCGTAACAAGTAGTGCGGCCAATTTCAGCTGGCTGAAAAAGGTCAAGTGGGACGAGAACGGCCTGGTGCCGGTGATCGCCCAGGAAGCCGGTTCGAACGATGTGCTGATGTTCGCCTGGATGAACCGCGACGCGCTGGCGCGCACGGTGGAACTGGGCGAGGCCGTGTACTGGAGCCGCTCGCGCAAGAAGCTGTGGCACAAGGGCGAAGAGTCGGGCCACATCCAGAAGGTGCTGGAAATCCGCCTCGACTGCGATGAAGATGTCATCCTCCTCAAGATCGAGCAGGCCGGCTCAATCGCCTGCCATACCGGGCGCCATTCGTGCTTCTTCCAGAAGTTCGACGGCGACGCCAAAACCGGCGACTGGCTGGTCACCGATCCCGTGCTGCAGGATCCGGAAACGATTTACACCAATCCCAAAAAGAGCACACCATGA
- the hisF gene encoding imidazole glycerol phosphate synthase subunit HisF, with translation MLAKRIIPCLDVTDGRVVKGVNFTELRDAGDPVEIARRYDEQGADEITFLDITASSDDRDLILHIIEAVASTVFIPLTVGGGVRKVEDVRRLLNAGADKVSMNSSAVTNPELVFEASQKHGSQCIVVAIDAKQTAPGKWEVFTHGGRRATGLDAVAWAMNMERLGAGEILLTSMDRDGTKVGFDLGLTAAVSSAIGIPVIASGGVGGLQDLADGIRIGKADAVLAASIFHYGQHTVGEAKRFMAAQGIPMRLE, from the coding sequence ATGCTTGCAAAACGCATCATTCCCTGCCTCGACGTGACCGACGGGCGCGTCGTCAAGGGCGTCAATTTCACCGAGCTGCGCGACGCCGGCGACCCGGTCGAAATCGCGCGCCGCTACGATGAGCAGGGCGCCGACGAGATCACTTTCCTCGACATCACGGCGTCCTCCGACGACCGCGACCTGATCCTGCACATCATCGAAGCGGTGGCCTCCACCGTGTTCATCCCGCTTACCGTGGGCGGCGGCGTGCGCAAGGTCGAAGACGTGCGCCGCCTGCTCAACGCCGGCGCCGACAAGGTCAGCATGAACAGCTCGGCCGTGACCAATCCCGAGCTGGTGTTCGAGGCTTCGCAAAAGCACGGCTCGCAGTGCATCGTGGTGGCGATCGACGCCAAGCAGACCGCGCCCGGCAAGTGGGAAGTGTTCACCCATGGCGGGCGGCGCGCCACCGGCCTCGATGCGGTCGCATGGGCGATGAACATGGAGCGCCTGGGCGCCGGCGAAATCCTCCTCACCAGCATGGACCGCGACGGCACCAAGGTCGGTTTCGACCTGGGCCTGACGGCTGCCGTCTCGAGCGCGATCGGCATTCCCGTGATCGCCTCCGGCGGCGTGGGCGGCCTGCAGGACCTGGCCGACGGCATCAGGATCGGCAAGGCCGATGCGGTCCTGGCAGCCAGTATTTTTCACTATGGGCAGCACACGGTCGGCGAAGCCAAGCGCTTCATGGCCGCGCAGGGCATTCCCATGCGTTTGGAGTAG
- the hisA gene encoding 1-(5-phosphoribosyl)-5-[(5-phosphoribosylamino)methylideneamino]imidazole-4-carboxamide isomerase, with protein sequence MLLIPAIDLKDGHCVRLKQGDMELATVFSEDPAEMALHWLKQGARRLHLVDLNGAFAGKPKNEAAVKSILQVVQEFAVDNDIDEIPVQLGGGIRDLDTIERYLDDGITYIIVGTAAVKNPGFLHDACGAFPGHIIVGLDAKDGKVATDGWSKMSGHEVIDLATKFEAYGVESIIYTDIGRDGMMGGINIEATVKLAQAVRIPIIASGGLHNLGDVEALCAVQDEGIEGVICGRSIYEGTINLAEAQARADELTEGDLA encoded by the coding sequence ATGCTGCTCATTCCTGCCATCGACCTCAAAGACGGTCACTGCGTTCGCCTCAAACAGGGCGATATGGAACTTGCCACCGTCTTCTCCGAAGACCCCGCCGAGATGGCGCTGCACTGGCTCAAGCAGGGCGCGCGCCGCCTGCACCTGGTGGACCTGAACGGCGCCTTTGCCGGCAAGCCGAAAAACGAGGCCGCCGTCAAATCCATCCTGCAGGTGGTGCAGGAGTTCGCCGTCGATAACGATATCGACGAGATCCCCGTCCAGCTGGGCGGCGGCATCCGCGATCTCGACACCATCGAGCGCTATCTCGACGACGGCATCACCTACATCATCGTCGGCACCGCCGCCGTTAAAAATCCCGGCTTCCTGCACGACGCCTGCGGCGCCTTCCCCGGCCACATCATCGTCGGCCTGGATGCCAAGGACGGCAAGGTCGCAACAGACGGCTGGAGCAAGATGAGCGGCCACGAAGTGATCGACTTGGCCACCAAATTCGAAGCCTACGGCGTCGAATCGATCATCTACACCGACATCGGCCGCGACGGCATGATGGGCGGTATCAACATCGAAGCGACCGTCAAGCTGGCCCAGGCCGTGCGCATTCCCATCATCGCCTCCGGCGGCCTGCACAACCTGGGCGACGTCGAAGCACTGTGCGCGGTGCAGGACGAAGGCATCGAGGGCGTGATCTGCGGCCGTTCGATCTACGAAGGCACGATCAACCTGGCCGAAGCCCAGGCCCGCGCCGACGAACTCACCGAAGGCGACCTGGCGTAA
- the hisH gene encoding imidazole glycerol phosphate synthase subunit HisH, whose translation MNKIVVVDYGMGNLRSVAQALRAVAPEAEVLISGDVAAIDSADRIVLPGQGAMRDCMASLRQSGVEEALLRAAKTRPVMGVCVGEQMLFDSSEEADTPGLGLLPGKVVRFQLDGRLQPDGSRFKVPQMGWNRVRQVRQHPLWQGILDDSYFYFVHSYYVQPDDASLTAGETDYGAPFCCAVARDNIFATQFHPEKSAGAGLQLYKNFVHWNP comes from the coding sequence ATGAATAAAATTGTTGTGGTCGATTACGGCATGGGCAATCTGCGCTCGGTGGCGCAAGCCCTGCGCGCCGTCGCTCCAGAAGCCGAAGTGCTTATTTCCGGCGATGTCGCCGCGATCGATTCCGCCGACCGGATCGTCCTGCCCGGGCAGGGCGCCATGCGCGACTGCATGGCCAGCCTGCGCCAGTCCGGCGTCGAGGAAGCCCTGCTGCGCGCCGCCAAGACCCGTCCCGTGATGGGCGTGTGCGTCGGCGAACAGATGCTGTTCGACTCAAGCGAGGAAGCCGACACCCCCGGCCTGGGCCTGTTGCCCGGCAAAGTGGTGCGCTTCCAGCTCGATGGCCGCCTGCAGCCGGACGGTTCGCGCTTCAAGGTGCCGCAGATGGGCTGGAACCGCGTCAGACAAGTGCGCCAGCATCCGCTGTGGCAGGGTATCCTCGACGATAGCTACTTCTATTTCGTGCACAGCTACTATGTCCAGCCTGACGATGCCAGCCTCACCGCCGGTGAAACCGATTACGGCGCGCCGTTCTGTTGCGCCGTCGCCCGCGATAATATTTTCGCGACCCAGTTCCACCCGGAGAAAAGCGCCGGCGCGGGGCTGCAGCTGTACAAGAACTTCGTTCACTGGAATCCTTGA
- the hisB gene encoding imidazoleglycerol-phosphate dehydratase HisB → MTRTADITRNTNETQIRVAINLDGTGQQKLNTGVPFLDHMLDQIARHGLIDLDIECVGDLHIDAHHTVEDTGITLGMAVAKAIGDKKGIRRYGHAYVPLDEALSRVVIDFSGRPGLEMHVPWKRSMIGNFDVDLAHEFFQGFVNHALVSLHIDNLRGENAHHQCETVFKAFGRALRMAAELDARSAGTIPSTKGSL, encoded by the coding sequence ATGACCCGCACCGCAGACATAACGCGCAACACCAACGAGACGCAAATCCGCGTCGCGATCAACCTCGATGGCACCGGCCAGCAAAAGCTCAATACGGGCGTGCCTTTCCTCGACCACATGCTCGACCAGATCGCGCGCCACGGCCTGATCGACCTCGATATCGAATGCGTGGGCGACCTGCATATCGATGCCCACCACACGGTGGAAGACACCGGCATCACGCTCGGCATGGCGGTGGCCAAGGCGATCGGCGACAAGAAGGGCATCCGCCGTTACGGCCATGCCTATGTGCCGCTGGACGAAGCGCTGTCGCGCGTGGTGATCGATTTTTCGGGCCGCCCGGGCCTGGAAATGCACGTGCCGTGGAAGCGCTCGATGATCGGCAATTTCGATGTCGACCTGGCGCATGAGTTTTTCCAGGGGTTTGTGAACCACGCGCTGGTGTCGCTGCATATCGATAACCTGCGCGGCGAGAACGCCCACCATCAGTGCGAGACCGTGTTCAAGGCCTTCGGCCGTGCGCTGCGCATGGCTGCGGAACTCGATGCGCGGTCGGCGGGGACGATTCCTTCGACAAAGGGTAGTCTCTAA
- the hisC gene encoding histidinol-phosphate transaminase has product MSFIDTLIANTIRPEVQADHAYVVPDADGYIKLDAMENPYSLPAHLREELGHRLAAAVLNRYPLPSNATLKHKICTRLGVPDGYDVILGNGSDELISIMATAVAGGARRPVILAPTPGFVMFSRSAMLAGADFVGVPLRADMTLDKATMLAKIAEHKPALVFLAYPNNPTGNLFDPAEMVEIIRAVGDTGIVVVDEAYGPFARTSFMERLPEFENMVVMRTVSKLGLAGIRLGYMAAAPKLLAQFDKVRPPYNINVLTQTAAEFALDHLEALNDQATLLIAAREQLAADLAALPGVTVFPSAANFLLVRLPDADASCARLDADKVMIKNVSKMHGLGGCIRVTVSTPEENAIFLDAIKASLTSH; this is encoded by the coding sequence ATGAGTTTCATCGACACGCTGATCGCCAACACGATCCGTCCCGAGGTCCAGGCCGACCATGCCTACGTCGTCCCCGACGCCGACGGCTACATCAAACTCGACGCGATGGAGAACCCATACTCGCTGCCTGCCCACCTGCGCGAAGAACTCGGCCATCGCCTGGCCGCCGCGGTCCTGAACCGCTATCCGCTGCCAAGCAACGCCACGCTCAAACACAAGATCTGCACCCGTCTGGGCGTGCCGGACGGTTACGACGTCATCCTCGGCAACGGCTCCGATGAACTGATCTCGATCATGGCCACCGCCGTCGCCGGCGGCGCGCGCCGTCCCGTGATCCTGGCGCCCACGCCCGGCTTCGTGATGTTCTCGCGTTCCGCCATGCTGGCCGGCGCCGACTTCGTCGGCGTGCCGCTGCGCGCCGACATGACGCTCGATAAAGCCACCATGCTCGCCAAAATCGCCGAGCACAAGCCCGCCCTGGTGTTCCTGGCCTACCCGAACAACCCGACCGGCAACCTGTTCGACCCGGCCGAGATGGTCGAGATCATCCGCGCCGTCGGCGACACCGGCATCGTCGTCGTCGACGAAGCCTACGGCCCGTTCGCGCGCACCTCCTTCATGGAGCGCCTGCCCGAGTTCGAGAACATGGTCGTCATGCGCACCGTCTCGAAACTGGGCCTGGCCGGCATCCGCCTGGGCTACATGGCGGCCGCGCCCAAGCTGCTGGCGCAGTTCGACAAGGTGCGCCCGCCGTACAACATCAATGTGCTGACCCAGACCGCCGCCGAATTCGCGCTCGATCACCTGGAGGCCCTGAACGACCAGGCCACCCTGCTGATCGCCGCGCGCGAACAGCTGGCGGCCGACCTGGCCGCGCTGCCCGGCGTGACGGTATTTCCGTCGGCCGCCAACTTCCTGCTGGTGCGCCTGCCCGATGCGGATGCGTCCTGCGCGCGCCTCGACGCGGACAAGGTCATGATTAAAAATGTGAGTAAAATGCACGGATTGGGCGGATGCATCCGCGTGACCGTGAGCACACCTGAAGAAAATGCCATTTTCCTGGATGCCATCAAGGCATCGCTGACTTCGCACTAA
- a CDS encoding DNA-methyltransferase, which yields MSDWLNQVFCEDALAGLARIPDGSIDLILTDPPYNLGKDYGNDSDQQSVADYLAWTEQWISKALPKLKPNGSLYIFLTWRFSPEIFVMLKQRMTMMNEIIWDRRVPSMGGSVRSFSSVHDTIGFFVNRKDYYFDLDAVRIPYDAATKKARSRSIFVGAKWLEVGYNPKDLWSVSRLHKEHPERADHPTQKPLEIIERMVKASCPPDGVVMDLFMGSGTTAMAAKRCGRNFVGFELNAAYCEIIAARLASPPEQEMVKKRKPAKKTVQAENA from the coding sequence ATGAGCGACTGGCTCAATCAGGTATTTTGCGAGGATGCGCTGGCCGGACTGGCGCGCATCCCGGACGGTTCCATCGACCTGATTCTGACCGATCCCCCGTATAACCTCGGCAAGGACTACGGCAACGACTCCGACCAGCAAAGCGTGGCCGATTACCTGGCGTGGACCGAGCAATGGATTTCGAAGGCGCTGCCCAAGCTCAAACCCAACGGCAGCCTGTACATCTTTTTGACGTGGCGCTTTTCGCCCGAGATTTTCGTCATGCTCAAGCAGCGCATGACGATGATGAACGAGATTATCTGGGACCGGCGGGTACCGTCGATGGGCGGCAGCGTGCGAAGTTTCAGTTCGGTGCACGACACGATCGGTTTCTTCGTCAACCGCAAGGATTACTACTTCGACCTGGACGCGGTGCGTATTCCCTACGACGCGGCGACCAAGAAGGCCCGTTCGCGCTCGATTTTCGTCGGGGCGAAGTGGCTCGAAGTGGGCTACAACCCCAAGGATTTGTGGAGCGTGTCGCGCCTGCACAAGGAACACCCTGAGCGGGCCGATCATCCGACCCAGAAGCCGCTGGAAATCATCGAGCGCATGGTCAAGGCCTCGTGCCCGCCGGATGGCGTGGTGATGGATTTGTTCATGGGCAGCGGCACCACGGCCATGGCGGCCAAGCGCTGCGGTCGCAATTTCGTCGGCTTCGAGCTCAATGCCGCGTACTGCGAAATTATTGCAGCGCGACTGGCGTCGCCGCCGGAGCAGGAAATGGTCAAGAAGCGCAAGCCGGCCAAGAAGACTGTGCAGGCTGAAAATGCATAG
- the hisD gene encoding histidinol dehydrogenase codes for MTIQIRHLDSAQPDFKQRLETLLAFEASTDEAIEKSVAAILHDVKHRGDAAVLEYTNKFDRIPGGAASMAAFDVPQAELQAALRALPAAQRVALETAAERIRIFHERQKEELRGFTYTEPDGTVLGQKITPLDRVGIYVPGGKAAYPSSVLMNAVPAKVAGVAEIIMVVPTPDGVKNQMVLAAAAIAGVTRVITIGGAQAVGALAYGTATIAPVDKIVGPGNAYVAAAKRRVFGTVGIDMIAGPSEILVLCDGTTDPDWVAMDLFSQAEHDELAQAIMLCPDADYIAKVEASIHKLLPTMPRAGTIRTSMTDRGALVKVRDMQEACDIANAIAAEHLEISAEDPQQWADRIRHAGAMFLGRFSSESLGDYCCGPNHVLPTSRTARFSSPLGVYDFQKRSSVIFVSEAGAQTLGKVAAELAYGEGLQAHARSAELRLRPAA; via the coding sequence ATGACCATTCAGATCCGCCACCTCGACTCCGCCCAGCCGGACTTCAAACAACGCCTCGAAACCCTGCTGGCCTTCGAAGCGTCCACCGATGAAGCGATTGAAAAATCGGTGGCGGCGATCCTGCATGATGTCAAACACCGGGGCGACGCCGCCGTCCTCGAATACACCAACAAATTCGACCGCATTCCCGGCGGCGCCGCCAGCATGGCCGCCTTCGACGTGCCGCAAGCCGAACTGCAGGCCGCGTTGCGCGCCCTGCCGGCGGCCCAGCGCGTGGCGCTCGAAACGGCGGCCGAACGGATTCGCATATTCCACGAGCGCCAGAAGGAAGAACTGCGCGGCTTTACCTACACCGAGCCGGACGGCACGGTGCTGGGCCAGAAAATCACGCCGCTCGACCGGGTCGGCATCTACGTCCCGGGCGGCAAGGCGGCGTATCCGTCGTCGGTGCTGATGAATGCCGTGCCGGCCAAGGTGGCCGGGGTGGCTGAAATCATCATGGTGGTGCCCACGCCCGACGGCGTGAAGAACCAGATGGTGCTGGCCGCCGCCGCGATCGCGGGCGTCACGCGCGTGATCACCATCGGCGGCGCCCAGGCAGTGGGCGCGCTGGCCTACGGCACCGCCACCATCGCCCCGGTCGACAAGATCGTCGGTCCCGGCAACGCCTACGTGGCCGCGGCCAAGCGGCGCGTGTTCGGTACCGTCGGCATCGACATGATCGCCGGGCCGTCCGAAATCCTGGTGCTGTGCGACGGCACCACCGACCCGGACTGGGTCGCGATGGACCTGTTTTCGCAGGCCGAACACGACGAACTGGCGCAGGCGATCATGCTGTGCCCTGATGCCGACTACATCGCCAAGGTCGAAGCGAGCATCCACAAGCTGCTGCCGACCATGCCGCGCGCGGGCACCATCCGCACCTCGATGACCGACCGCGGCGCGCTGGTCAAGGTGCGCGACATGCAGGAAGCGTGCGATATCGCCAACGCCATCGCCGCCGAGCACCTGGAGATTTCGGCCGAGGACCCGCAGCAGTGGGCCGACCGCATCCGCCACGCCGGCGCCATGTTCCTCGGGCGCTTTTCGTCCGAGTCGCTGGGCGACTACTGCTGCGGCCCGAACCATGTGCTGCCGACCTCGCGCACGGCGCGTTTTTCGTCGCCGCTGGGCGTGTACGACTTCCAGAAGCGCTCGTCCGTCATTTTCGTGAGCGAAGCGGGCGCGCAAACGCTCGGCAAGGTCGCGGCCGAACTGGCGTACGGCGAAGGCTTGCAGGCGCACGCCCGCAGCGCTGAACTGCGATTGCGACCGGCGGCATGA
- the hisG gene encoding ATP phosphoribosyltransferase, which translates to MSTFSNPANSLILALSKGRIFDDTMPLLAAAGITVTENPETSRKLILATNDPHVRVIIVRASDVPTYVQYGAADFGVAGKDVLLEHGGEGLYQPIDLNIAKCRMSVAVNAGFDYDKAVRQGARLRVATKFVQTAREHFAAKGVHVDLIKLYGSMELAPLVGLSDAIVDVVSTGSTLRANNLVEVEEIMDISSRLVVNQAALKLKRERLQPILEAFERASRLNNQA; encoded by the coding sequence ATGAGTACATTCAGTAACCCGGCCAATTCCCTGATCCTGGCGTTGTCGAAAGGCCGCATCTTCGACGACACCATGCCGCTCCTGGCGGCGGCCGGCATCACCGTCACCGAAAATCCGGAGACCTCGCGCAAGCTGATTTTGGCGACCAACGATCCGCACGTGCGCGTCATCATCGTGCGCGCGTCGGATGTGCCGACCTACGTGCAGTACGGCGCTGCCGATTTCGGCGTGGCTGGCAAGGATGTCCTGCTCGAGCATGGCGGTGAAGGCTTGTACCAGCCGATCGACCTGAACATCGCCAAATGCCGCATGTCGGTGGCTGTGAACGCCGGCTTCGACTACGACAAGGCAGTGCGCCAGGGCGCGCGCCTGCGCGTGGCCACCAAGTTCGTCCAGACCGCGCGCGAGCACTTCGCCGCCAAGGGCGTGCACGTCGACCTGATCAAGCTGTATGGCTCGATGGAGCTCGCTCCCCTGGTCGGCCTGTCGGACGCGATTGTCGACGTGGTTTCCACCGGCAGCACCCTGCGCGCCAACAACCTGGTCGAAGTCGAAGAGATCATGGACATTTCCTCGCGCCTGGTCGTCAACCAGGCCGCGCTCAAGCTCAAGCGAGAGCGTTTGCAACCGATTCTCGAGGCGTTCGAACGAGCGTCGCGATTGAACAACCAAGCTTAA